In Juglans regia cultivar Chandler chromosome 13, Walnut 2.0, whole genome shotgun sequence, the following proteins share a genomic window:
- the LOC108988304 gene encoding pentatricopeptide repeat-containing protein At5g27270-like isoform X1 yields the protein MDSLKSSFLLSITPLFPSPQPPSTKHKITIHSSVTPDPWSLSDGNDPSKPKPRSKNPKNPLSDDNARRIIKAKAKYLSQLRKNQGPRVQTPRWIKRSPEQMVRYLQDDRNGRLYGSHVVAAIRHVRALAEKGEGGYDMRQVMASFVGKLSYREMCAVLKEQKGWRQARDFFAWMKLQLSYRPSVIVYTIVLRIYGQVGKIKLAEETFLEMLEAGCEPDEVACGTMLCTYARWGRHKAMLSFFSAVQERGITLSVSVFNFMMSSLQKKSLHGKVVEIWRQMVDKRVAPNSFTYTVVISSLVKEGLHEEAFRTFTEMKDVGFVPEEVTYSLLISLSTKSGSRDKALRLYEDMRSQRIVPSNYTCASLLTLYYKNQDYSKALSLFLEMERRKIVADEVIYGLLIRIYGKLGLYEDAQKTFEETERLGLLSDEKTYLTMAQVHLNSGHVEKALKVIELMKSKNIWFSRFAYIVLLQCYAMKEDLNSAEVTFEALSKTGLPDTGSCNDMLKLYVRLGMMEKAKHFVAQIRKDKVDFDEELYKTVMRVYCKEGMLREAEQLLEKLGTEKSFKDNQFFQTCFRTVCDNRVDEQLDEKDLALDHPDTMALVLILNLYMADVNSKKTEEILKLLLATAGGLSIVNQLINNFIREGDALKAETLTGQLIKLGCRLEAATIASLISLYAKQHKLKKAQEVFAAVLDSPTYEKIIYKSMIDAYAKCGKPEEAYSLYKQVAEKGHDLDAVAISIVVNALTSSVTSTGKHQEAENIIRKSFEGSLELDTVAYNTFIKAMLVAGKLHFASSIYDRMLSLGISPSIQTYNTMISVYGRGRKLDKAVEMFNAAQSMGLTLDEKAYMNLISYYGKAGKRHEASQLFTKMQEEGIKPGMVSYNIMSNVYAAAGLYREVDELFQAMQRDGCSPDSFTYLSLVRGYTKGLKYTEAEETIDSMQKRGIPPSCAHFNLLLSALAKAGLIVEAERVYKKLLTAGLYPDLACNRTMLRGYMNYGYVEEGIKFFERIFGSVEADRFIMSAAVLFYKSAGRDLKAEGVLNSMNSLGIPILNDLEVGIKLKTS from the exons ATGGACTCTCTGAAGTCCTCCTTCCTCCTCTCTATCACCCCACTTTTTCCTTCTCCACAACCACCttcaacaaaacacaaaatcactATCCACTCTTCTGTCACCCCGGACCCCTGGTCCCTCAGCGATGGAAACGACCCCAGCAAGCCCAAACCCAGGTCCAAGAATCCCAAGAATCCACTCTCAGACGACAACGCCCGCCGCATCATCAAGGCCAAGGCCAAGTACCTCAGCCAGTTGCGCAAGAATCAGGGCCCCCGCGTCCAGACGCCCAGATGGATCAAGCGGAGCCCGGAGCAGATGGTGCGGTACCTCCAGGACGACAGGAACGGCCGCCTCTACGGAAGTCACGTCGTGGCGGCGATAAGGCACGTGAGGGCATTGGCGGAGAAGGGTGAGGGTGGGTACGATATGAGGCAGGTCATGGCCTCGTTCGTGGGGAAGCTGAGTTATAGGGAAATGTGTGCAGTGTTGAAGGAACAGAAGGGGTGGAGGCAGGCCAGAGACTTTTTTGCTTGGATGAAACTTCAG TTAAGCTATCGCCCCAGTGTTATTGTCTACACAATTGTCCTGCGCATATATGGGCAAGTTGGAAAGATCAAGCTGGCTGAAGAGACCTTCTTGGAGATGCTTGAAGCAGGATGTGAACCGGATGAAGTTGCTTGTGGTACCATGCTCTGTACGTATGCCAGATGGGGACGTCATAAGGCTATGTTGTCATTTTTTTCTGCTGTACAAGAAAGGGGAATTACACTCTCCGTTTCTGTTTTCAATTTTATGATGTCCTCCTTGCAGAAGAAATCACTACATGGAAAGGTCGTAGAAATTTGGAGGCAAATGGTGGATAAAAGGGTTGCACCCAATAGTTTTACTTATACAGTAGTCATAAGCTCACTTGTTAAAGAAGGTCTTCATGAGGAGGCTTTTAGGACTTTTACTGAGATGAAGGATGTTGGGTTTGTCCCGGAGGAGGTTACTTATAGCCTACTTATTAGCTTGAGTACCAAAAGTGGTAGCCGAGATAAAGCACTGAGATTGTACGAGGATATGAGATCTCAGAGAATAGTTCCAAGTAACTACACTTGTGCTTCACTTCTGACTTTGTATTACAAAAATCAGGATTATTCTAAAGCACTTTCTCTCTTTCtggaaatggaaagaagaaaaattgtaGCTGATGAAGTAATCTATGGTTTGCTCATAAGAATATACGGAAAACTTGGTCTTTATGAAGATGCCCAAAAGACATTTGAAGAGACTGAGCGGCTGGGCTTACTAAGTGATGAGAAAACATATTTAACAATGGCACAAGTCCATCTCAATTCAGGACATGTTGAGAAAGCCCTGAAAGTTATTGAGCTAATGAAGTCAAAAAACATTTGGTTCTCAAGGTTTGCTTATATTGTCTTGTTGCAATGTTATGCTATGAAGGAAGATTTGAACTCTGCTGAAGTCACTTTTGAGGCTCTATCCAAAACTGGACTTCCTGATACTGGCTCTTGTAATGATATGCTCAAGTTGTACGTAAGACTAGGCATGATGGAAAAGGCCAAGCATTTTGTTGCTCAGATAAGGAAAGATAAAGTAGATTTTGATGAAGAACTTTACAAGACAGTTATGAGAGTATATTGCAAAGAGGGAATGCTAAGAGAGGCTGAACAGCTATTAGAGAAGTTGGGCACTGAGAAATCGTTCAAGGATAATCAGTTTTTCCAAACATGTTTTAGGACTGTGTGTGACAACAGGGTAGATGAGCAACTTGATGAAAAAGATTTGGCCTTGGACCATCCTGACACCATGGCCCTTGTGCTGATACTGAATTTGTACATGGCAGATGTCAATTCCAAGAAAACAGAAGAAATACTGAAGTTGTTACTTGCAACTGCTGGTGGCTTGTCAATTGTGAACCAGCTTATTAACAACTTCATTAGAGAAG GTGATGCTCTTAAAGCAGAAACTCTTACAGGTCAATTGATCAAGCTAGGCTGTAGACTGGAGGCTGCCACAATTGCTTCTTTGATTAGTTTATATGCAAAGCAACACAAGTTGAAAAAAGCTCAGGAAGTTTTTGCAGCTGTTCTAGATTCCCCTACTTAtgagaaaataatatacaaGTCAATGATCGATGCATATGCCAAATGTGGCAAACCAGAGGAAGCGTACTCGCTTTACAAACAAGTAGCTGAGAAAGGGCATGATCTGGATGCTGTTGCCATAAGCATTGTTGTGAACGCTTTGACGAGTAGTG TAACGTCCACAGGCAAACACCAAGAGGCAGAAAATATCATCCGTAAGAGTTTTGAAGGCAGCTTAGAGCTTGATACTGTGGCGTACAATACTTTTATCAAGGCAATGCTAGTAGCAG GTAAATTACATTTTGCTTCCAGCATCTATGATCGCATGCTCTCCTTGGGAATTTCTCCATCAATTCAGACATATAACACCATGATCAG TGTGTATGGCCGGGGTCGGAAGTTGGATAAGGCTGTAGAGATGTTCAATGCAGCTCAGAGCATGGGTTTGACTCTGGATGAGAAGGCATACATGAATTTGATTAGCTATTATGGGAAGGCTG GTAAGAGGCATGAAGCTTCCCAGTTATTCACCAAAATGCAGGAAGAAGGGATAAAACCTGGGATG GTAAGCTACAATATTATGAGCAATGTATATGCTGCCGCAGGACTTTATCGTGAAGTAGATGAACTTTTTCAAGCCATGCAGAGAGATGGTTGCTCACCCGACTCCTTTACCTACCTTTCCCTTGTTCGGGGTTACACTAAGGGTTTGAAATACACAGAAGCTGAGGAAACCATTGATTCTATGCAGAAAAGAGGCATTCCCCCTTCTTGTGCACATTTTAACCTCTTACTCTCTGCTCTTGCAAAAGCAGGCCTGATCGTGGAAGCTGAAAGGGTTTACAAAAAGCTTCTCACAGCTGGTTTATATCCTGACCTTGCATGCAATCGGACCATGCTCAGAGGTTACATGAACTATGGATATGTGGAAGAAGGCATCAAGTTTTTCGAACGCATATTTGGGTCTGTGGAAGCTGACAGGTTTATTATGAGTGCAGCTGTGCTCTTTTACAAGTCTGCAGGAAGAGATCTCAAAGCTGAAGGTGTATTAAATTCCATGAACAGTTTAGGAATCCCGATCCTTAATGACCTTGAAGTTGGAATAAAGCTGAAAACCTCCTAA
- the LOC108988304 gene encoding pentatricopeptide repeat-containing protein At5g27270-like isoform X2: MDSLKSSFLLSITPLFPSPQPPSTKHKITIHSSVTPDPWSLSDGNDPSKPKPRSKNPKNPLSDDNARRIIKAKAKYLSQLRKNQGPRVQTPRWIKRSPEQMVRYLQDDRNGRLYGSHVVAAIRHVRALAEKGEGGYDMRQVMASFVGKLSYREMCAVLKEQKGWRQARDFFAWMKLQLSYRPSVIVYTIVLRIYGQVGKIKLAEETFLEMLEAGCEPDEVACGTMLCTYARWGRHKAMLSFFSAVQERGITLSVSVFNFMMSSLQKKSLHGKVVEIWRQMVDKRVAPNSFTYTVVISSLVKEGLHEEAFRTFTEMKDVGFVPEEVTYSLLISLSTKSGSRDKALRLYEDMRSQRIVPSNYTCASLLTLYYKNQDYSKALSLFLEMERRKIVADEVIYGLLIRIYGKLGLYEDAQKTFEETERLGLLSDEKTYLTMAQVHLNSGHVEKALKVIELMKSKNIWFSRFAYIVLLQCYAMKEDLNSAEVTFEALSKTGLPDTGSCNDMLKLYVRLGMMEKAKHFVAQIRKDKVDFDEELYKTVMRVYCKEGMLREAEQLLEKLGTEKSFKDNQFFQTCFRTVCDNRVDEQLDEKDLALDHPDTMALVLILNLYMADVNSKKTEEILKLLLATAGGLSIVNQLINNFIREGDALKAETLTGQLIKLGCRLEAATIASLISLYAKQHKLKKAQEVFAAVLDSPTYEKIIYKSMIDAYAKCGKPEEAYSLYKQVAEKGHDLDAVAISIVVNALTSSGKHQEAENIIRKSFEGSLELDTVAYNTFIKAMLVAGKLHFASSIYDRMLSLGISPSIQTYNTMISVYGRGRKLDKAVEMFNAAQSMGLTLDEKAYMNLISYYGKAGKRHEASQLFTKMQEEGIKPGMVSYNIMSNVYAAAGLYREVDELFQAMQRDGCSPDSFTYLSLVRGYTKGLKYTEAEETIDSMQKRGIPPSCAHFNLLLSALAKAGLIVEAERVYKKLLTAGLYPDLACNRTMLRGYMNYGYVEEGIKFFERIFGSVEADRFIMSAAVLFYKSAGRDLKAEGVLNSMNSLGIPILNDLEVGIKLKTS; this comes from the exons ATGGACTCTCTGAAGTCCTCCTTCCTCCTCTCTATCACCCCACTTTTTCCTTCTCCACAACCACCttcaacaaaacacaaaatcactATCCACTCTTCTGTCACCCCGGACCCCTGGTCCCTCAGCGATGGAAACGACCCCAGCAAGCCCAAACCCAGGTCCAAGAATCCCAAGAATCCACTCTCAGACGACAACGCCCGCCGCATCATCAAGGCCAAGGCCAAGTACCTCAGCCAGTTGCGCAAGAATCAGGGCCCCCGCGTCCAGACGCCCAGATGGATCAAGCGGAGCCCGGAGCAGATGGTGCGGTACCTCCAGGACGACAGGAACGGCCGCCTCTACGGAAGTCACGTCGTGGCGGCGATAAGGCACGTGAGGGCATTGGCGGAGAAGGGTGAGGGTGGGTACGATATGAGGCAGGTCATGGCCTCGTTCGTGGGGAAGCTGAGTTATAGGGAAATGTGTGCAGTGTTGAAGGAACAGAAGGGGTGGAGGCAGGCCAGAGACTTTTTTGCTTGGATGAAACTTCAG TTAAGCTATCGCCCCAGTGTTATTGTCTACACAATTGTCCTGCGCATATATGGGCAAGTTGGAAAGATCAAGCTGGCTGAAGAGACCTTCTTGGAGATGCTTGAAGCAGGATGTGAACCGGATGAAGTTGCTTGTGGTACCATGCTCTGTACGTATGCCAGATGGGGACGTCATAAGGCTATGTTGTCATTTTTTTCTGCTGTACAAGAAAGGGGAATTACACTCTCCGTTTCTGTTTTCAATTTTATGATGTCCTCCTTGCAGAAGAAATCACTACATGGAAAGGTCGTAGAAATTTGGAGGCAAATGGTGGATAAAAGGGTTGCACCCAATAGTTTTACTTATACAGTAGTCATAAGCTCACTTGTTAAAGAAGGTCTTCATGAGGAGGCTTTTAGGACTTTTACTGAGATGAAGGATGTTGGGTTTGTCCCGGAGGAGGTTACTTATAGCCTACTTATTAGCTTGAGTACCAAAAGTGGTAGCCGAGATAAAGCACTGAGATTGTACGAGGATATGAGATCTCAGAGAATAGTTCCAAGTAACTACACTTGTGCTTCACTTCTGACTTTGTATTACAAAAATCAGGATTATTCTAAAGCACTTTCTCTCTTTCtggaaatggaaagaagaaaaattgtaGCTGATGAAGTAATCTATGGTTTGCTCATAAGAATATACGGAAAACTTGGTCTTTATGAAGATGCCCAAAAGACATTTGAAGAGACTGAGCGGCTGGGCTTACTAAGTGATGAGAAAACATATTTAACAATGGCACAAGTCCATCTCAATTCAGGACATGTTGAGAAAGCCCTGAAAGTTATTGAGCTAATGAAGTCAAAAAACATTTGGTTCTCAAGGTTTGCTTATATTGTCTTGTTGCAATGTTATGCTATGAAGGAAGATTTGAACTCTGCTGAAGTCACTTTTGAGGCTCTATCCAAAACTGGACTTCCTGATACTGGCTCTTGTAATGATATGCTCAAGTTGTACGTAAGACTAGGCATGATGGAAAAGGCCAAGCATTTTGTTGCTCAGATAAGGAAAGATAAAGTAGATTTTGATGAAGAACTTTACAAGACAGTTATGAGAGTATATTGCAAAGAGGGAATGCTAAGAGAGGCTGAACAGCTATTAGAGAAGTTGGGCACTGAGAAATCGTTCAAGGATAATCAGTTTTTCCAAACATGTTTTAGGACTGTGTGTGACAACAGGGTAGATGAGCAACTTGATGAAAAAGATTTGGCCTTGGACCATCCTGACACCATGGCCCTTGTGCTGATACTGAATTTGTACATGGCAGATGTCAATTCCAAGAAAACAGAAGAAATACTGAAGTTGTTACTTGCAACTGCTGGTGGCTTGTCAATTGTGAACCAGCTTATTAACAACTTCATTAGAGAAG GTGATGCTCTTAAAGCAGAAACTCTTACAGGTCAATTGATCAAGCTAGGCTGTAGACTGGAGGCTGCCACAATTGCTTCTTTGATTAGTTTATATGCAAAGCAACACAAGTTGAAAAAAGCTCAGGAAGTTTTTGCAGCTGTTCTAGATTCCCCTACTTAtgagaaaataatatacaaGTCAATGATCGATGCATATGCCAAATGTGGCAAACCAGAGGAAGCGTACTCGCTTTACAAACAAGTAGCTGAGAAAGGGCATGATCTGGATGCTGTTGCCATAAGCATTGTTGTGAACGCTTTGACGAGTAGTG GCAAACACCAAGAGGCAGAAAATATCATCCGTAAGAGTTTTGAAGGCAGCTTAGAGCTTGATACTGTGGCGTACAATACTTTTATCAAGGCAATGCTAGTAGCAG GTAAATTACATTTTGCTTCCAGCATCTATGATCGCATGCTCTCCTTGGGAATTTCTCCATCAATTCAGACATATAACACCATGATCAG TGTGTATGGCCGGGGTCGGAAGTTGGATAAGGCTGTAGAGATGTTCAATGCAGCTCAGAGCATGGGTTTGACTCTGGATGAGAAGGCATACATGAATTTGATTAGCTATTATGGGAAGGCTG GTAAGAGGCATGAAGCTTCCCAGTTATTCACCAAAATGCAGGAAGAAGGGATAAAACCTGGGATG GTAAGCTACAATATTATGAGCAATGTATATGCTGCCGCAGGACTTTATCGTGAAGTAGATGAACTTTTTCAAGCCATGCAGAGAGATGGTTGCTCACCCGACTCCTTTACCTACCTTTCCCTTGTTCGGGGTTACACTAAGGGTTTGAAATACACAGAAGCTGAGGAAACCATTGATTCTATGCAGAAAAGAGGCATTCCCCCTTCTTGTGCACATTTTAACCTCTTACTCTCTGCTCTTGCAAAAGCAGGCCTGATCGTGGAAGCTGAAAGGGTTTACAAAAAGCTTCTCACAGCTGGTTTATATCCTGACCTTGCATGCAATCGGACCATGCTCAGAGGTTACATGAACTATGGATATGTGGAAGAAGGCATCAAGTTTTTCGAACGCATATTTGGGTCTGTGGAAGCTGACAGGTTTATTATGAGTGCAGCTGTGCTCTTTTACAAGTCTGCAGGAAGAGATCTCAAAGCTGAAGGTGTATTAAATTCCATGAACAGTTTAGGAATCCCGATCCTTAATGACCTTGAAGTTGGAATAAAGCTGAAAACCTCCTAA
- the LOC108988304 gene encoding pentatricopeptide repeat-containing protein At5g27270-like isoform X3, translating to MLEAGCEPDEVACGTMLCTYARWGRHKAMLSFFSAVQERGITLSVSVFNFMMSSLQKKSLHGKVVEIWRQMVDKRVAPNSFTYTVVISSLVKEGLHEEAFRTFTEMKDVGFVPEEVTYSLLISLSTKSGSRDKALRLYEDMRSQRIVPSNYTCASLLTLYYKNQDYSKALSLFLEMERRKIVADEVIYGLLIRIYGKLGLYEDAQKTFEETERLGLLSDEKTYLTMAQVHLNSGHVEKALKVIELMKSKNIWFSRFAYIVLLQCYAMKEDLNSAEVTFEALSKTGLPDTGSCNDMLKLYVRLGMMEKAKHFVAQIRKDKVDFDEELYKTVMRVYCKEGMLREAEQLLEKLGTEKSFKDNQFFQTCFRTVCDNRVDEQLDEKDLALDHPDTMALVLILNLYMADVNSKKTEEILKLLLATAGGLSIVNQLINNFIREGDALKAETLTGQLIKLGCRLEAATIASLISLYAKQHKLKKAQEVFAAVLDSPTYEKIIYKSMIDAYAKCGKPEEAYSLYKQVAEKGHDLDAVAISIVVNALTSSVTSTGKHQEAENIIRKSFEGSLELDTVAYNTFIKAMLVAGKLHFASSIYDRMLSLGISPSIQTYNTMISVYGRGRKLDKAVEMFNAAQSMGLTLDEKAYMNLISYYGKAGKRHEASQLFTKMQEEGIKPGMVSYNIMSNVYAAAGLYREVDELFQAMQRDGCSPDSFTYLSLVRGYTKGLKYTEAEETIDSMQKRGIPPSCAHFNLLLSALAKAGLIVEAERVYKKLLTAGLYPDLACNRTMLRGYMNYGYVEEGIKFFERIFGSVEADRFIMSAAVLFYKSAGRDLKAEGVLNSMNSLGIPILNDLEVGIKLKTS from the exons ATGCTTGAAGCAGGATGTGAACCGGATGAAGTTGCTTGTGGTACCATGCTCTGTACGTATGCCAGATGGGGACGTCATAAGGCTATGTTGTCATTTTTTTCTGCTGTACAAGAAAGGGGAATTACACTCTCCGTTTCTGTTTTCAATTTTATGATGTCCTCCTTGCAGAAGAAATCACTACATGGAAAGGTCGTAGAAATTTGGAGGCAAATGGTGGATAAAAGGGTTGCACCCAATAGTTTTACTTATACAGTAGTCATAAGCTCACTTGTTAAAGAAGGTCTTCATGAGGAGGCTTTTAGGACTTTTACTGAGATGAAGGATGTTGGGTTTGTCCCGGAGGAGGTTACTTATAGCCTACTTATTAGCTTGAGTACCAAAAGTGGTAGCCGAGATAAAGCACTGAGATTGTACGAGGATATGAGATCTCAGAGAATAGTTCCAAGTAACTACACTTGTGCTTCACTTCTGACTTTGTATTACAAAAATCAGGATTATTCTAAAGCACTTTCTCTCTTTCtggaaatggaaagaagaaaaattgtaGCTGATGAAGTAATCTATGGTTTGCTCATAAGAATATACGGAAAACTTGGTCTTTATGAAGATGCCCAAAAGACATTTGAAGAGACTGAGCGGCTGGGCTTACTAAGTGATGAGAAAACATATTTAACAATGGCACAAGTCCATCTCAATTCAGGACATGTTGAGAAAGCCCTGAAAGTTATTGAGCTAATGAAGTCAAAAAACATTTGGTTCTCAAGGTTTGCTTATATTGTCTTGTTGCAATGTTATGCTATGAAGGAAGATTTGAACTCTGCTGAAGTCACTTTTGAGGCTCTATCCAAAACTGGACTTCCTGATACTGGCTCTTGTAATGATATGCTCAAGTTGTACGTAAGACTAGGCATGATGGAAAAGGCCAAGCATTTTGTTGCTCAGATAAGGAAAGATAAAGTAGATTTTGATGAAGAACTTTACAAGACAGTTATGAGAGTATATTGCAAAGAGGGAATGCTAAGAGAGGCTGAACAGCTATTAGAGAAGTTGGGCACTGAGAAATCGTTCAAGGATAATCAGTTTTTCCAAACATGTTTTAGGACTGTGTGTGACAACAGGGTAGATGAGCAACTTGATGAAAAAGATTTGGCCTTGGACCATCCTGACACCATGGCCCTTGTGCTGATACTGAATTTGTACATGGCAGATGTCAATTCCAAGAAAACAGAAGAAATACTGAAGTTGTTACTTGCAACTGCTGGTGGCTTGTCAATTGTGAACCAGCTTATTAACAACTTCATTAGAGAAG GTGATGCTCTTAAAGCAGAAACTCTTACAGGTCAATTGATCAAGCTAGGCTGTAGACTGGAGGCTGCCACAATTGCTTCTTTGATTAGTTTATATGCAAAGCAACACAAGTTGAAAAAAGCTCAGGAAGTTTTTGCAGCTGTTCTAGATTCCCCTACTTAtgagaaaataatatacaaGTCAATGATCGATGCATATGCCAAATGTGGCAAACCAGAGGAAGCGTACTCGCTTTACAAACAAGTAGCTGAGAAAGGGCATGATCTGGATGCTGTTGCCATAAGCATTGTTGTGAACGCTTTGACGAGTAGTG TAACGTCCACAGGCAAACACCAAGAGGCAGAAAATATCATCCGTAAGAGTTTTGAAGGCAGCTTAGAGCTTGATACTGTGGCGTACAATACTTTTATCAAGGCAATGCTAGTAGCAG GTAAATTACATTTTGCTTCCAGCATCTATGATCGCATGCTCTCCTTGGGAATTTCTCCATCAATTCAGACATATAACACCATGATCAG TGTGTATGGCCGGGGTCGGAAGTTGGATAAGGCTGTAGAGATGTTCAATGCAGCTCAGAGCATGGGTTTGACTCTGGATGAGAAGGCATACATGAATTTGATTAGCTATTATGGGAAGGCTG GTAAGAGGCATGAAGCTTCCCAGTTATTCACCAAAATGCAGGAAGAAGGGATAAAACCTGGGATG GTAAGCTACAATATTATGAGCAATGTATATGCTGCCGCAGGACTTTATCGTGAAGTAGATGAACTTTTTCAAGCCATGCAGAGAGATGGTTGCTCACCCGACTCCTTTACCTACCTTTCCCTTGTTCGGGGTTACACTAAGGGTTTGAAATACACAGAAGCTGAGGAAACCATTGATTCTATGCAGAAAAGAGGCATTCCCCCTTCTTGTGCACATTTTAACCTCTTACTCTCTGCTCTTGCAAAAGCAGGCCTGATCGTGGAAGCTGAAAGGGTTTACAAAAAGCTTCTCACAGCTGGTTTATATCCTGACCTTGCATGCAATCGGACCATGCTCAGAGGTTACATGAACTATGGATATGTGGAAGAAGGCATCAAGTTTTTCGAACGCATATTTGGGTCTGTGGAAGCTGACAGGTTTATTATGAGTGCAGCTGTGCTCTTTTACAAGTCTGCAGGAAGAGATCTCAAAGCTGAAGGTGTATTAAATTCCATGAACAGTTTAGGAATCCCGATCCTTAATGACCTTGAAGTTGGAATAAAGCTGAAAACCTCCTAA